The following coding sequences lie in one Brevibacterium marinum genomic window:
- a CDS encoding FAD-linked oxidase C-terminal domain-containing protein: MSRIESVLEHIEPRLPAGAIVTDETERKTYECDGLAVHRTVPALVVRVTSTAEVALAVRACHEFDVPFVARGSGTGLSGGAQPHAEGVLIVMATMRDILDIDLIAQRAVVQPGVINLDLSNEANPDGYYFAPDPSSQSVCSIGGNVAENSGGAHCLKYGFTTNHVTGCTLVTAQGEIVEIGGQAPEYPGYDLLGVLCGSEGTLGIVTEVTVRLTRLPEAVETLLIGFDSTDAAGEAVSDIISAGIMPAAIEMMDALAIEAAEKAVACNYPEGAGAVLVVELDGPAIDVELERETVIARARDHHAGEIRVAVDDVERGLIWKGRKSAFAAVGRISPDYIVQDGVIPRSRLGPVLASISTIAEECGVRVANVFHAGDGNLHPLVLFDGALEGQAELAETASGRILDLCLSEGGSITGEHGVGSDKAKFMPRMFTNEDLDTMQILRCAFDPSHLSNPGKVFPTPRLCGEPPRRTSGEHPLQTAGKAELF, from the coding sequence ATGAGCAGAATCGAGTCGGTTCTCGAGCACATCGAACCACGATTGCCGGCCGGGGCGATCGTCACCGACGAGACCGAGCGCAAGACCTATGAGTGCGATGGCCTGGCCGTGCACAGGACCGTTCCGGCTCTGGTCGTCCGCGTCACCTCCACCGCCGAGGTGGCCCTGGCCGTGCGTGCCTGCCATGAGTTCGACGTCCCCTTCGTCGCCCGCGGCTCCGGCACCGGCCTGTCCGGAGGAGCACAACCGCACGCGGAGGGCGTGCTCATCGTCATGGCGACAATGCGCGACATCCTCGACATCGATCTCATCGCTCAGCGCGCCGTCGTCCAGCCCGGAGTCATCAACCTCGACCTGTCGAACGAAGCCAACCCGGACGGCTACTACTTCGCCCCGGACCCTTCGAGCCAGAGCGTGTGCTCGATCGGCGGCAACGTCGCCGAGAACTCCGGCGGCGCCCACTGCCTCAAATACGGCTTCACCACCAACCACGTCACCGGCTGCACCCTCGTCACGGCCCAGGGCGAGATCGTCGAGATCGGGGGACAGGCACCCGAATATCCGGGTTACGACCTCCTCGGCGTGCTCTGCGGGTCCGAAGGGACACTCGGGATCGTCACGGAGGTGACCGTCCGGCTCACCCGCCTGCCCGAAGCCGTAGAGACGCTGCTCATCGGATTCGACTCGACCGATGCGGCGGGGGAGGCGGTCAGCGACATCATCTCGGCGGGCATCATGCCCGCCGCCATCGAGATGATGGACGCGCTGGCGATCGAGGCCGCCGAGAAGGCCGTGGCCTGCAACTACCCCGAGGGCGCCGGCGCGGTCCTCGTCGTCGAACTCGACGGACCGGCCATCGACGTCGAACTCGAGCGGGAGACGGTCATCGCCAGGGCCAGGGACCACCATGCCGGTGAGATCCGAGTCGCCGTCGACGACGTCGAACGCGGGCTGATCTGGAAGGGCCGGAAATCGGCCTTCGCAGCGGTCGGTCGGATCAGTCCCGACTACATCGTCCAGGACGGTGTGATCCCGCGCTCGCGGCTGGGACCCGTGCTCGCCTCGATCTCGACGATCGCCGAAGAGTGCGGTGTGCGGGTTGCCAACGTCTTCCACGCCGGCGACGGTAACCTGCACCCCCTCGTGCTCTTCGACGGTGCTCTCGAGGGACAGGCCGAGCTGGCCGAGACGGCCTCGGGCCGGATCCTCGACCTGTGCCTGAGCGAAGGGGGTTCGATCACCGGCGAACACGGAGTCGGATCGGACAAGGCCAAATTCATGCCCCGCATGTTCACGAACGAGGACCTCGACACGATGCAGATCCTGCGGTGCGCCTTCGATCCGAGTCATCTGTCCAATCCGGGCAAGGTCTTCCCGACACCACGGCTCTGCGGAGAACCACCTCGGCGAACATCGGGGGAACATCCCCTGCAGACGGCAGGAAAGGCGGAGCTGTTTTGA